One part of the Cyclobacteriaceae bacterium genome encodes these proteins:
- a CDS encoding ferritin, with amino-acid sequence MKQQIVTPSRSLSKETEELLNKQIVMEGKSSAAYLSMASWCETKGYETSAQFLYKHSEEERMHMLKLIHYLNTAGGHALQPEITGIKHTFKSLREVFETVLNHELDVTRSINSIVDHCFQSKDFATFNFLQWYVMEQREEETIARRAVELFDLIGEEGVGLWMIDQEIGKLEAFATKVG; translated from the coding sequence ATGAAGCAGCAAATTGTTACCCCCTCCCGCTCCCTCAGTAAAGAAACCGAAGAGCTGTTGAACAAGCAGATCGTAATGGAAGGAAAATCGTCAGCCGCTTACCTGTCCATGGCTTCGTGGTGCGAAACAAAAGGCTACGAAACATCAGCGCAGTTTTTATATAAGCATTCAGAAGAAGAACGGATGCACATGCTCAAACTCATCCATTATTTGAATACGGCTGGCGGCCACGCCCTTCAACCGGAAATAACCGGCATTAAGCACACCTTTAAGTCGCTGCGTGAAGTATTTGAAACCGTGTTAAACCATGAGCTTGATGTAACACGCTCCATCAACAGCATTGTGGATCATTGTTTTCAATCCAAAGACTTCGCCACCTTTAACTTTTTGCAATGGTACGTAATGGAGCAACGCGAAGAAGAAACCATTGCCCGCAGGGCTGTTGAGTTGTTTGACCTTATTGGTGAAGAGGGTGTTGGGTTGTGGATGATCGATCAGGAAATAGGCAAGCTGGAAGCTTTTGCCACCAAAGTAGGCTGA
- a CDS encoding CoA pyrophosphatase translates to MMDLLTLVGKLQERLKAELPGAKAHELLRATPVGSVLPTFQHQLPPKPGSVLILLYPETNELFFPLIKRPDYPGAHSGQVSLPGGKAEPGETQVETALREAQEEIGINPAMVKVLGKLSDFFVIPSNFMVTPVVGVAEGKPTLVADAHEVVKILNARIYDILAEDAVKTREILAAGRYKMMAPHFEVEGEIVWGATAMMLNELRWLLRELTTG, encoded by the coding sequence ATGATGGATTTACTGACACTGGTTGGGAAGTTGCAGGAGCGGCTGAAAGCAGAATTGCCCGGAGCAAAAGCCCATGAGTTGCTTCGCGCCACTCCGGTTGGTTCAGTATTGCCAACGTTTCAACATCAATTACCCCCAAAACCCGGTAGTGTTTTGATACTGCTTTATCCGGAAACAAATGAACTCTTCTTTCCCTTAATAAAGCGACCCGATTACCCGGGCGCACACAGCGGGCAGGTAAGTTTGCCGGGAGGCAAAGCGGAACCGGGCGAAACGCAAGTTGAAACTGCTTTACGTGAAGCTCAGGAAGAAATAGGGATTAACCCAGCCATGGTTAAGGTGCTTGGTAAACTCAGCGATTTTTTTGTTATCCCCAGTAACTTTATGGTTACACCGGTGGTGGGCGTTGCTGAAGGAAAGCCAACCTTAGTTGCTGATGCACACGAAGTGGTAAAAATTTTAAACGCGCGCATTTATGATATACTGGCTGAGGATGCAGTGAAAACCCGTGAGATACTTGCAGCCGGCCGCTATAAAATGATGGCTCCGCACTTTGAAGTCGAGGGCGAGATTGTATGGGGCGCCACGGCTATGATGTTGAATGAATTGCGATGGCTGCTACGGGAACTTACCACCGGATAA
- a CDS encoding SDR family oxidoreductase translates to MISIKNKVVWITGASSGIGEALAYKFAKAGARLIISARRADELERVKRNCSLAEDRILVMPLDVSDYQSIGMKSGEVINKFGAVDILVNNAGVSHWTKVKDLSLDVIHKIFNVNFFGGIALTKAVLPLMLANKRGHIVVISSVLGKMVVQKQAAYNASKHALHGFYDTLRLEVAPDGVGVLLVCPGFVRTNVAKNSLNKDGMAINQDNEKIAKGLDPDFVADKILKAIEKNKDEIIIAGAPEKSAIVLKRLAPSLFAGLMRKRKLL, encoded by the coding sequence ATGATTTCAATAAAGAATAAAGTGGTGTGGATAACAGGTGCTTCCTCCGGAATAGGAGAAGCGCTGGCTTATAAATTTGCCAAAGCAGGTGCACGCTTGATTATTTCTGCCCGCAGGGCTGATGAGCTTGAACGCGTTAAACGTAATTGCAGTCTTGCAGAAGATCGGATCTTAGTGATGCCTTTGGATGTTTCCGATTATCAATCGATTGGGATGAAATCGGGTGAAGTCATAAATAAATTTGGCGCAGTCGATATACTTGTCAATAATGCCGGGGTCAGTCACTGGACAAAGGTTAAAGATTTGTCGCTTGATGTAATCCATAAAATTTTCAACGTAAACTTTTTTGGAGGTATAGCACTCACCAAAGCCGTGCTTCCGCTGATGCTAGCGAACAAACGTGGGCATATTGTTGTCATCTCCAGTGTGCTGGGCAAAATGGTTGTGCAAAAGCAGGCAGCCTACAATGCCAGCAAGCATGCCTTACATGGTTTTTATGATACGCTCCGGTTGGAAGTAGCACCGGATGGCGTGGGGGTGTTATTGGTTTGCCCTGGGTTTGTTCGTACCAACGTTGCCAAAAACTCATTAAATAAAGATGGCATGGCCATTAACCAGGATAACGAAAAAATAGCAAAAGGCCTTGATCCGGACTTTGTAGCCGATAAAATTTTAAAGGCAATAGAAAAAAATAAAGATGAAATCATTATTGCCGGTGCCCCGGAAAAGTCGGCTATAGTACTTAAACGCCTCGCGCCATCGTTATTTGCCGGCCTGATGCGCAAGCGTAAATTGCTTTAA
- a CDS encoding Gfo/Idh/MocA family oxidoreductase: protein MTPRNSRRSFIKQVGLAAAAFTIVPRHVLGGKGFLAPSDTLSVAGIGVGGMGNGDVNGIAATKKAVISFLCDVDDRRAANAIKNFPKAKYYKDFRVMLDKEHKSIDAVSVSTPDHNHAVQAMAAMQLGKHVYVQKPLTHDIYEARMLTEAAKKYKVVTQMGNQGASGDGVRQLVEWYQAGLIGDVHTVYCWTNRPVWPQGIPWPTQKAEVPKELDWDLWLGTAPYKDYIDKLVPFNWRGWWDYGTGALGDMACHIVEPPFRVLELGYPLDVQASVGSVYVDEFKRGYFPESCPPSSHIVMTFPERGNKPKVKVHWMDGGIQPERPEELGPNEQFGDGGNGALFIGTKGKMMCGTYGIMPKLLPTSRTQEVKVPQTLKRVPNGDRGHYANWVEGCLAGYGKTELSSPFEIAGPLTEMVLMGNLAIRSHDIRFPRKDNPNQFDYPGRDIKLLWDGVNMKITNFDEANQFVKREYRKGWSL, encoded by the coding sequence ATGACACCCCGTAACAGCCGAAGAAGTTTTATTAAGCAAGTTGGGTTGGCAGCCGCAGCCTTCACCATAGTACCCCGCCATGTGCTTGGCGGAAAAGGATTTTTAGCGCCTAGTGATACACTGTCTGTTGCCGGAATTGGCGTTGGTGGCATGGGCAATGGCGATGTAAACGGAATTGCCGCTACCAAAAAGGCTGTCATATCTTTTCTGTGCGATGTAGACGACCGCAGGGCAGCGAATGCCATTAAGAATTTCCCCAAGGCAAAATATTATAAAGACTTTAGGGTAATGCTCGATAAGGAGCATAAAAGCATTGATGCTGTTTCCGTTTCAACACCCGACCATAACCATGCTGTACAGGCCATGGCCGCCATGCAATTGGGCAAACACGTGTATGTGCAAAAACCTTTAACGCATGATATTTATGAGGCGCGCATGCTAACCGAAGCAGCAAAAAAATATAAAGTCGTAACCCAAATGGGCAACCAGGGTGCATCGGGCGATGGCGTACGCCAATTGGTAGAATGGTACCAGGCCGGCCTGATTGGCGATGTGCACACAGTATATTGTTGGACCAACAGGCCCGTGTGGCCACAAGGCATACCGTGGCCAACCCAAAAAGCCGAAGTGCCCAAAGAACTTGATTGGGATTTATGGCTGGGTACGGCTCCTTATAAAGATTATATCGACAAACTAGTGCCGTTTAACTGGCGCGGCTGGTGGGATTATGGAACAGGAGCCCTGGGCGATATGGCGTGCCACATTGTTGAACCTCCATTCCGGGTGTTGGAACTGGGTTATCCGTTGGATGTACAGGCCAGTGTAGGCAGTGTGTATGTTGATGAATTCAAGCGGGGCTATTTCCCCGAAAGTTGCCCGCCATCGTCACACATTGTTATGACTTTTCCTGAGCGGGGCAACAAGCCAAAAGTAAAAGTGCATTGGATGGATGGCGGCATTCAGCCCGAACGGCCTGAAGAACTTGGCCCCAACGAACAATTTGGTGACGGTGGCAACGGTGCTTTGTTTATCGGCACAAAAGGCAAGATGATGTGCGGAACCTATGGCATAATGCCAAAACTTTTGCCCACTTCGCGTACGCAGGAAGTAAAAGTTCCGCAAACACTAAAACGGGTTCCCAATGGCGACCGTGGCCATTATGCCAACTGGGTAGAAGGATGTTTGGCCGGATACGGAAAAACAGAACTAAGCTCTCCATTTGAAATAGCCGGTCCGCTTACGGAAATGGTGCTGATGGGCAACCTCGCCATCCGCAGTCATGATATTCGTTTCCCCCGAAAGGATAATCCAAACCAATTCGATTACCCCGGTAGGGATATCAAATTGTTGTGGGATGGTGTGAACATGAAAATCACCAACTTTGATGAGGCCAACCAGTTTGTGAAACGCGAGTATCGAAAGGGCTGGAGCCTTTAG
- a CDS encoding site-specific integrase yields the protein MKRITIEKTIHRNLPVLCIRFERDPQIEGALKKLDGMKWSQTMRCWYIKNRPENFRAALKTLRPYGHVDFSSVINKVKPATEGWLAPAPKEKKVVQHEPLIEVHSAQVDKFTQYLRSKRYSNNTTKTYTDALRTFLRFYTNKITEHITTDDIIYFNNEYILKNRLSYAYQNQVVNALKLFFRVVENRNLDPQLIHRPKQPKSLPNVLSKEEVKALLEASANLKHRAMLSLIYACGLRSGELLMLKAEHVDSKRLVLVIKGAKGNKDRIAPLSAKVVELLREYFKAYRPKAYLFEGQVAGKPYDARSLQLVLKQALAKTTIKKPVTLHWLRHSYATHLLEAGTDLRYIQEILGHKSSKTTELYTHVSTKSIQKINSPFDTL from the coding sequence ATGAAGCGCATAACCATAGAAAAAACGATACACCGCAACCTACCGGTGCTATGCATCCGGTTTGAACGAGACCCACAGATTGAGGGTGCCTTGAAGAAACTGGACGGCATGAAATGGAGCCAGACCATGCGTTGCTGGTACATTAAAAACAGGCCTGAAAATTTCAGGGCGGCACTAAAAACTTTGCGGCCTTATGGGCATGTTGATTTTTCTTCTGTTATAAATAAAGTCAAACCTGCCACTGAGGGATGGCTTGCACCTGCGCCTAAAGAAAAAAAAGTTGTACAACATGAACCTCTTATTGAAGTACACAGCGCCCAAGTAGATAAATTCACGCAATACCTTCGGTCGAAACGGTATAGCAACAATACTACTAAAACTTATACTGATGCCCTGAGAACGTTCTTACGATTTTATACGAACAAGATAACCGAGCACATCACAACTGACGATATCATTTATTTTAACAATGAATACATTCTTAAAAACCGGCTTTCTTACGCCTATCAAAACCAGGTTGTAAATGCCTTAAAACTCTTCTTTCGGGTAGTAGAAAACCGAAACCTTGACCCCCAGTTAATTCACCGGCCCAAACAACCCAAATCATTGCCAAACGTTTTGAGCAAAGAAGAAGTGAAAGCGTTGTTGGAGGCTTCGGCAAATCTGAAACATAGGGCTATGCTGAGTTTGATTTATGCCTGTGGCCTACGAAGCGGGGAATTACTGATGCTAAAGGCTGAGCACGTAGACTCTAAACGTTTGGTTCTCGTTATCAAAGGAGCCAAAGGTAACAAAGACCGTATTGCACCCCTCAGCGCTAAAGTGGTAGAATTGCTTCGTGAATACTTTAAGGCCTATCGGCCAAAAGCCTACCTATTTGAAGGCCAGGTGGCAGGCAAACCCTATGATGCCCGAAGTTTGCAGTTGGTGCTGAAGCAAGCTTTAGCCAAAACAACCATTAAAAAACCGGTAACCTTACATTGGCTGCGCCACAGTTACGCTACCCACCTATTGGAAGCCGGCACTGACCTTCGGTACATTCAAGAGATTTTAGGGCATAAAAGCAGCAAAACTACTGAGCTCTACACCCATGTAAGCACAAAAAGCATTCAAAAAATTAATTCACCCTTTGATACCTTATAA
- a CDS encoding HAD hydrolase-like protein codes for MIENQEGIIITTDKILFFDMDGTLVDTDFANFSAYKKAVDSVLQTDTKLVYNPEIRFNRSVLKANFPHLTDNELEKVIQVKESLYDEFLNVTTLIDENVELLLRYSKSNQTYLVTNCRKDRALKTLNHFRLIDKFTNVFYRTFDENNKKVNKFEKALSILGVPPNIVIAFENEEIEIADAKSAGIKIINPVIA; via the coding sequence ATGATAGAAAACCAAGAAGGAATTATAATCACGACTGACAAAATACTCTTTTTCGATATGGACGGCACTTTAGTTGACACCGATTTTGCAAATTTTTCAGCTTACAAAAAAGCTGTTGATTCTGTATTGCAGACAGACACGAAACTAGTTTACAATCCTGAAATCAGATTTAATAGAAGTGTGCTTAAAGCTAACTTTCCTCACTTGACAGACAATGAACTTGAAAAAGTGATTCAAGTAAAAGAGAGTTTATACGATGAATTTCTAAATGTAACTACACTTATTGATGAAAATGTAGAATTGCTTTTAAGATATTCGAAATCTAACCAGACATATTTAGTTACAAATTGTCGCAAGGACAGAGCATTAAAAACCCTAAATCATTTTCGACTTATAGATAAGTTTACAAATGTTTTCTATAGAACATTTGACGAAAACAACAAGAAAGTAAACAAATTTGAAAAGGCACTTTCTATATTGGGCGTTCCGCCCAATATAGTTATAGCTTTTGAAAATGAAGAAATAGAGATTGCAGACGCAAAAAGTGCAGGTATCAAAATCATAAACCCTGTAATAGCATAA
- a CDS encoding DNA-processing protein DprA, with protein MKYTENSLNILTTKSYKGIGNAWIVKNLKGNESVDTIVTLLNKTIKGEQTDVEEFERIKRDFENKLVAKFENCCDGFVALGDKNFPQHRGIVKESEKPIFLFYKGDIDLLSIENKNISVIGLLNPEGDIEERERKIVAQFVRNGATIVSGLAFGCDSISHQQALDSNGKTVAILPSPLNNILPARNKGLAFQIVEEGGLLVTEYGNDFKSQMELSSRYKERDRLQALFCDTIVLAASYAQNSAERWKMFGQKLDSGARLAMGFAKDYNIPRAVMYDQNLDESNPMFDLNRDLIKEQKDISILTKENYIETVEKIMNKKPTVKTTISVQKNLFD; from the coding sequence ATGAAATATACCGAGAACTCATTAAACATTCTTACTACTAAATCCTACAAAGGAATTGGTAATGCTTGGATTGTCAAAAATTTGAAGGGCAACGAAAGTGTAGATACTATCGTGACACTACTCAACAAGACAATTAAAGGAGAACAAACAGATGTCGAAGAATTTGAAAGAATAAAAAGAGATTTTGAAAATAAGCTTGTTGCAAAATTTGAAAATTGTTGTGACGGTTTTGTAGCATTAGGCGACAAAAATTTCCCACAGCACAGAGGAATTGTTAAGGAAAGCGAAAAGCCTATATTTTTATTCTATAAAGGAGATATTGATTTGTTAAGCATAGAGAACAAAAATATTTCCGTCATAGGACTACTTAACCCAGAAGGCGATATTGAAGAAAGAGAGAGAAAAATTGTTGCTCAGTTTGTTAGAAATGGAGCGACAATAGTAAGTGGTTTAGCATTTGGTTGCGACAGTATTTCTCACCAACAGGCTTTGGATTCTAATGGTAAAACAGTTGCAATACTACCAAGTCCACTTAACAACATTTTGCCTGCAAGAAACAAAGGATTGGCATTTCAAATAGTTGAAGAAGGCGGACTTCTTGTAACTGAATATGGGAATGACTTTAAAAGTCAAATGGAATTAAGTAGCCGTTATAAGGAACGAGACCGATTACAAGCTTTGTTCTGCGACACAATAGTTTTAGCAGCTAGTTACGCTCAAAATTCAGCTGAGAGATGGAAGATGTTTGGACAAAAACTTGACAGCGGAGCACGTTTAGCAATGGGTTTTGCTAAAGACTATAATATACCCCGTGCAGTAATGTATGACCAAAATTTAGACGAAAGCAATCCGATGTTTGACTTGAATAGAGACCTTATCAAAGAACAGAAAGACATATCAATACTAACCAAGGAAAACTACATTGAGACAGTTGAAAAAATAATGAATAAGAAACCGACAGTCAAAACAACGATTTCTGTTCAAAAAAATCTATTCGATTAA
- a CDS encoding response regulator transcription factor: MHILIIEDDTRIAELIQRGLQEQGFVTTLAYDGLSGKKLALQNDYNLIITDIILPKMDGLDLCKEIKQSKPDTPIIMLTALGTTDDKVEGFDAGADDYLVKPFEMRELLVRIRALLKRNNKTTNNTGNLLKYADLEMNLHTKIVKRSGIEINLTPKEFNLLQYLMQNPERVLSRVEIAEKVWDTHFDTGTNFIDVYINYLRKKIDKDFDKKLIHTKSGMGFILKAE, encoded by the coding sequence ATGCATATTTTAATTATAGAAGACGATACAAGAATTGCCGAATTGATACAAAGAGGACTGCAAGAGCAGGGTTTTGTTACGACTTTGGCGTATGACGGACTTTCGGGGAAGAAACTGGCTTTGCAAAATGACTACAACCTGATTATTACCGATATTATTTTGCCAAAAATGGACGGACTGGATTTGTGCAAAGAAATAAAACAATCCAAACCCGATACGCCAATTATTATGCTTACCGCATTGGGCACAACTGACGATAAAGTAGAAGGTTTTGACGCAGGTGCTGACGACTATCTTGTAAAACCTTTTGAAATGCGGGAGTTGTTAGTTCGTATTCGTGCTTTGCTGAAACGGAATAACAAAACAACCAATAACACAGGCAATCTTTTAAAGTATGCAGACCTTGAAATGAATTTGCATACAAAAATTGTAAAGAGAAGTGGAATTGAAATAAACCTTACACCAAAGGAATTTAACCTTTTACAATACCTGATGCAAAACCCTGAAAGGGTTTTGTCAAGAGTAGAAATTGCGGAAAAAGTTTGGGACACGCATTTTGATACAGGCACTAACTTTATTGACGTTTACATCAACTATTTGCGTAAAAAAATTGACAAGGATTTTGACAAAAAACTTATTCATACCAAATCGGGAATGGGATTTATTTTGAAAGCGGAATAA
- a CDS encoding HAMP domain-containing histidine kinase translates to MQIRTRLTILFTLITATILLAFAAVIYYTAKENREKEFYTLLKKEAITKANLFLNASVEKQTLQNIYHNNRKILNEVEVAIYDTAFTLLYHDAVDIDFVKETKQMIDDINQKGEINFYQEDWQVIGLRYEFERKNYIITATAIDQYGYNKLDSLLKTIVIVFIISILFIYIAGRFFSKKAFDPVKEMTEKATNISATNLDLRLPSNGNKDELSQLANTFNEMLNRLENSFDAQKNFVSNISHELRTPLAAIITELELSANKEKNAEEYKTAINNALNDAKKLVRLSNSLLDFAKASYDPAEISFKPIRIDEILLDARQQVQQVNSDYKIDIVFEQELENDIQITVKGNEYLLKVAFTNLFENGCKFSKDKQSNVSIAFGKEKIQLRFNDKGIGISEEDLQHIFTPFYRGKNKPFAEGNGIGLSLTQKIIHLHKGNISVQSKQHQGTTFTVELQTV, encoded by the coding sequence ATGCAAATCAGGACACGTTTAACCATATTGTTTACACTTATTACCGCCACTATTTTATTGGCGTTTGCAGCCGTTATTTATTATACCGCAAAAGAAAATCGGGAAAAGGAATTTTATACGCTTCTGAAAAAAGAAGCTATCACAAAAGCCAACTTGTTTTTAAACGCAAGCGTTGAAAAACAAACCTTACAGAACATTTATCACAACAACCGAAAAATTTTAAATGAAGTTGAAGTAGCTATTTATGATACGGCATTTACCTTGTTGTATCACGATGCCGTTGATATTGATTTTGTGAAGGAAACCAAGCAAATGATAGACGATATTAACCAAAAAGGCGAAATCAATTTTTATCAGGAAGATTGGCAGGTTATCGGTTTGCGGTATGAATTTGAAAGGAAAAATTATATCATTACTGCCACCGCCATAGACCAATACGGCTATAATAAATTAGATAGTTTGCTTAAAACCATCGTTATAGTTTTCATCATTTCCATTCTATTTATTTACATAGCAGGACGATTTTTTTCTAAAAAAGCATTTGACCCTGTAAAGGAAATGACAGAGAAAGCAACAAACATTTCCGCTACAAATCTTGATTTGCGTTTGCCAAGCAACGGTAACAAAGACGAACTTTCGCAGTTGGCAAATACATTTAACGAAATGCTGAACCGATTGGAAAATTCTTTTGATGCACAGAAAAATTTTGTTTCCAATATTTCGCACGAACTACGGACACCACTTGCAGCCATTATTACCGAATTGGAACTTTCTGCCAACAAAGAAAAAAACGCAGAAGAATATAAAACCGCTATCAATAACGCTTTGAACGATGCAAAAAAATTAGTACGCCTTTCAAACAGTTTGTTGGATTTCGCAAAAGCAAGTTACGACCCTGCCGAAATTTCATTTAAGCCAATCCGTATTGATGAAATTCTGTTAGATGCAAGGCAACAGGTTCAACAAGTAAATTCTGATTACAAAATTGACATTGTGTTTGAACAGGAACTTGAAAACGACATCCAAATAACAGTAAAGGGAAATGAATATCTTTTGAAAGTGGCTTTTACCAATTTGTTTGAAAACGGTTGTAAATTTTCAAAGGATAAACAGAGTAATGTTTCCATTGCCTTTGGAAAAGAAAAAATCCAACTTCGATTTAACGACAAAGGGATTGGCATTTCAGAAGAAGATTTGCAACACATCTTCACACCCTTTTATCGTGGCAAAAATAAACCATTTGCAGAAGGAAATGGAATTGGGCTTTCTCTGACACAAAAGATAATTCATCTACATAAAGGAAATATTTCCGTTCAATCCAAGCAACACCAGGGAACAACATTCACAGTTGAGTTACAGACCGTTTAA
- a CDS encoding MgtC/SapB family protein has protein sequence MTLLDFTTRLSLALILGVAIGLERQWRQKSAGLRTNTLVSLGSAAFTLISFALTSTVDADGVYRGDATRIIGQIVTGIGFLGAGVIMKDGLSIQGLNTAATIWCSAAVGALSGVGLFAEATIVAFAVMLTHLLLRPLGIKLNRFSFQKEEASSIYYSFKIRCKEQVENHLRVLILNSINKDKHLQLRSLKSSDNGNPAYTYIEAEILANGKHDNEMEKLASLLTLEYGVTQVSWEIQGQQND, from the coding sequence ATGACATTATTAGACTTCACAACACGCCTTTCGTTAGCACTCATTTTAGGAGTTGCCATTGGTCTTGAAAGACAATGGCGACAAAAAAGTGCCGGGCTTCGCACCAACACACTGGTTTCGTTGGGTTCGGCAGCCTTTACCCTTATTTCATTTGCTCTTACTTCTACTGTTGATGCCGATGGTGTTTACAGAGGAGATGCCACCCGAATTATTGGGCAGATTGTTACAGGTATCGGCTTTCTGGGTGCAGGGGTGATAATGAAGGATGGGTTGAGCATTCAGGGACTGAATACTGCTGCAACTATTTGGTGTTCAGCCGCGGTAGGTGCTTTATCAGGTGTAGGATTGTTTGCAGAGGCTACCATAGTCGCATTTGCTGTAATGCTTACCCATTTACTTCTTCGCCCTTTGGGGATAAAGCTGAACAGATTTTCTTTTCAGAAAGAAGAAGCCAGTTCTATCTACTACTCCTTCAAAATTCGCTGTAAAGAACAAGTTGAAAATCATTTGCGTGTCTTGATTTTAAATTCAATTAACAAAGACAAACACCTGCAACTACGCTCACTCAAAAGCAGCGATAATGGCAATCCTGCATATACTTATATAGAAGCGGAAATTTTAGCCAATGGCAAACACGACAACGAAATGGAAAAACTGGCATCACTTCTCACACTCGAATATGGTGTAACACAAGTGAGTTGGGAAATACAAGGACAGCAAAACGACTAA
- the mgtE gene encoding magnesium transporter → MTIQELNKLAKEFQHIDQIIEMVPVMKKMPVVEVGEVLQAIDETYLFTILDRFSLEKQGRIFSEFPMVKQLNLFQSVSQKRFAQIFENLPSDNRADFFQHLTQKEQAALLPFLSKKIREDVIELSSYPPETAGGIMSTDYATVQSNMTCVDAIEKVRSDAPSKKTIYYVYVVDENQKLQGFITLKDLIMAEPYTKVEDALHKDFVFAYVDEDREKVAFQIEKYDLVAIPILNRENQLVGIVTHDEAIEVIRAEHSEDMQKFMGIAQANEAFDYIGTSTFKHFKKRVVWIVSLAAVGIISGVIIHSYENALEKLLILALYMPMVADTGGNSGSQAATVVVRALALGQITVGNWFKILWKEAKISLLLAVCLGLLAYGKVLFLSWETEIPSAYSLPIIAFMISLALALQVITATVIGAGLPLLVKRIGGDPAVAASPAITTVVDITGLLIYFAMATLFFSL, encoded by the coding sequence ATGACTATTCAAGAACTAAATAAACTCGCCAAAGAATTTCAGCACATTGACCAAATTATTGAGATGGTTCCTGTGATGAAAAAAATGCCTGTAGTAGAAGTTGGCGAAGTATTGCAAGCCATTGATGAAACGTATCTTTTTACCATTCTTGACCGCTTTTCTTTAGAGAAACAGGGGAGAATATTTTCGGAGTTCCCGATGGTGAAACAGCTAAACTTGTTTCAGTCGGTTTCCCAAAAACGCTTTGCCCAGATTTTTGAGAATTTGCCTTCAGACAATCGGGCAGATTTTTTCCAACATCTGACACAAAAAGAGCAGGCAGCATTGCTTCCCTTTCTTTCAAAAAAGATTCGTGAAGATGTAATTGAATTGAGTTCTTATCCGCCTGAAACAGCAGGTGGTATAATGAGCACTGACTATGCCACCGTGCAAAGTAATATGACCTGTGTAGATGCCATTGAAAAAGTAAGAAGTGATGCCCCGTCAAAAAAAACCATCTACTATGTGTATGTGGTGGATGAAAACCAAAAACTGCAAGGCTTCATTACTTTAAAAGACCTGATAATGGCAGAACCCTACACAAAAGTTGAAGATGCCCTGCACAAAGATTTTGTATTTGCTTATGTGGACGAAGACAGAGAAAAAGTCGCCTTTCAAATTGAGAAGTATGATTTGGTAGCTATCCCCATTTTGAACAGAGAAAATCAATTGGTAGGAATCGTAACCCACGATGAAGCTATTGAAGTAATCCGTGCAGAGCATTCTGAGGATATGCAAAAGTTTATGGGGATTGCTCAGGCAAACGAAGCATTTGATTATATCGGAACAAGCACCTTTAAACATTTTAAAAAGCGGGTAGTTTGGATAGTTTCTCTGGCAGCCGTTGGCATTATTTCGGGTGTTATTATTCACAGTTACGAAAATGCCTTAGAAAAACTTTTAATTCTCGCCCTATATATGCCTATGGTGGCTGATACTGGAGGAAATTCCGGTAGTCAGGCTGCAACCGTTGTGGTAAGAGCCTTGGCATTAGGACAAATCACTGTAGGTAATTGGTTTAAAATCCTCTGGAAAGAAGCCAAGATTTCTTTGCTTTTGGCAGTATGCCTGGGATTACTTGCCTATGGCAAAGTATTGTTTTTGAGTTGGGAAACCGAAATACCCTCTGCCTATTCTTTACCAATAATTGCCTTTATGATTTCGCTTGCATTGGCTTTACAAGTAATCACAGCAACGGTAATTGGTGCAGGTTTGCCACTGTTGGTAAAACGGATTGGTGGCGACCCTGCTGTTGCGGCAAGTCCTGCCATTACCACAGTTGTTGACATTACAGGTTTGCTCATCTATTTCGCAATGGCTACCCTTTTCTTTTCACTTTAA